The genomic DNA tcctgcctcagtctcccaagtgttgagatcaCAGGAAAACCTACCTGTTCCAGGTCACAAGGCTTCACTGCATCCACACTGAGGAGAACCGTTCTAGGTTGCTAGGCCGGTTCCCATCAAGACGCCTGTGCATCTCCACACTAAACCCAGGCCGTGAGAACAAAACTCCGACCACCACTGCAGTTCTCAACAGATCCCGTACCACAGGCCTTGTACAAGCTGTTTCTAGTACACGGACTCCCCAACAACTCACCTCTACTAGCACGGCTGTGTTTCCCTCTTGCAGCAGTCCAATCAAGCCTTCTTTGGCCTTCCTCCCATagagcttggctgctttgctccaGCCTTCCTTCTGGGCCTGCTTGTGCAGCCAGGCCTCTGCCTACaaatggaaaagaggaaaattCGAAATGAATGGTGCTTTAAAGTATATCCAAatcagcctggcggtggtggcgcatgcctttaatcccagcacttgggagacagaggcaggcggatccctgtgagttcgaggtcagcctggtcaacgaagtgagttccaggacggccaaggCTACAAATAGAAatccgtcttgaaaaacaaaacaaaaaacaaaaatcatatctAAACCAACCGATCTTTCTGCACTCCCACATTCTGAAACAGAAACTAGTGCCTCCTAAGTGCTCTACACGAGCACCGTAGGTAGCCAGTGCTTTAATCTTCACAACCCCACTACGGGTTAGTGTCTTCGTTACACAGACAACGCTGACATAGCTCTAAAGGATTAATTGTAACGTACAAAATTACGGTGCATGAAGGCCTCTGGCGTCTAACTTCGAAATTTACACAAACACTTATCACCAAGCAGTAGCAAATCCCACAGCCCCCTAACATGGGATCAGCTCTGGGATTCTGGGTCAATTGAATACAAAATCGTTTAAGCCAAATTCTTCGCTTTGGCTCTGTCGTTAAGGACGCTGGGCCGTAGGTCACATCTATGATCCCCAGAACAGCCCCGGAAGAAAAGTATAATGTCGAGCCGCTGCACCAGGTCGGGCAGCGCCTCCTCTCACCTGTTTGAGGTCACCGCCACAAGTCTCCAGAGCTTTCTTGCAGTTGACGAAGGAGTAGCCTGTTTTCCGCCGCAACTTCATAAGGAGCTCCTTGCTGGAGGCAGATGCCAACGAGGGGCCCGCGTGAAACGTGTGCCATGGCTGGGACGACTGAAGCAGGACGGACCTcgcctggagggaggaaggagaaaggggatgaGCGGTCGGGAGCGGCCGGGGCTGGACAGAGGCGAGGGGGCACGGCCGCAGGGCGAGCCCTCGTGGGCACTGCCGGGTGGACGGCGCGGAGCCCGGGTCGGGGAACGGGAAGGGCACACTCACGGCGCCAGGGAGCGCAGGTTAGCCCCTGGGCCACGAGCCCTCACCGAGAGGCCGGTGCACGCGACCGGGAAGAAACGCAGCGACCGCAGCAGCGACATCCTTTCTAGCAGCCTGGACACGCCCGCGCGCCGGCGCACAGGTGAGACGCCCGGCCTACGGCGTGGCGCGAGGACCAAAACTCCTCCCGGAACGTGTCGAGCGAGGATGCTGCCACCTGCAGACTGGAGGAATATAATCGCCTCTTTGGTTTGACTTTTTAAACTGTATCAGAAAAGACTTAGACCTCAGTGGGTAAAACAGAAAAACGATGAGATAACATTGttacaaaataacaacacaagaCATGTAGGCAATagtttatgtttctttatttccaattttcattttcagtattCATTTATGACCCAGGACAAAGGGGAAGCAGGTAGGTGGGTTCAGGAAACTATCCAAAGTCACCTGGAGAGGTGGCATGGAGTTCCTACAACAAACCGAATATATAATTACTGAATCAGCAAGATATCTGCGGAACACCAGTGTGCCCAGTGTGCCCGGGGCTCTTGTCAGTTTCAGGGGATTAGTGATGAATAAATCACCCAGCCCTGTGCTCCAAGGTATCTATTGGTGAGGAAATAGAATCAGATATGGCAAGATAAGGTCCCTAAACAGATAAAGATCTCCCAAGAAGGAAGTCACAGCCAAACAGAAGGACCAGCCAAAggagggtgtttttgttttgtttttccagaagcAAAGAGCGAATTTTAACAGGAAGCAGTGGCCCTTCCTGTaagaagagcagagaagtaaGGAAATGCAGCCACAGAGCTAGGGAACAAAGAGTAGGACTTTAGCAATTTGGCTAAAAGTGCAATACAAAGGGgtaggaaataaaatacaaagtattttGTGAGAGCTAGCGCAAGTGTGCCTGGGTACCAGGCAGAAGCATTAGTTCCTGCATTAGAAGCTAAATCCAGCAGATTTGGGAAGGCTGCAAGAATCTGAAGAGTGGTTTGGAGGTTAAGAGGAAGGCAGTAGACACACCAGAGATAGCTGTGTGCCTACACAGTAAGCAAAGAGGCCCGTCCAGACCGCTTCAGAGGGCAGAGACAAGACGTGAAGGGAAGACAGATTAGGATGGAAAAGCTGGAGATCAGAAGAACCTAGAACTCAATCCAGGTTGGACACAAAGTGATAATCTGTGgtcaggccttgaactctgcAAAGGATGAAGAAGTATAACCCAAGGGACAGCTCTTCAGCTTGTCCCACCCAGTCTCAGGTCTTAGAGTCTTATTATAGCAGGCAAGAAGCAGGTGTTCTGAGGTGTCTTGGTACCAGCTCCCCCTCAATATCTACATTTTGGGGGTGCAGAAGAGATGATTAatgctcatttttttcccttaaagaatgtcaaagaaatttttttttggtttttgtttgtttgtttgtttttgtttttgttttttgaggcaggatctcgctatatagttctggctggcctcaaactcactctgtagatccaGCGGGCCTCAGGctcatagaggtccacctgcttctgcctctggagtgctggagggttaaaggcatatgctgcCACCCCAAGCAAAgaatgtgcttttttaaaaagtcctttctgaagctgggcggtggtggcacacacctttaatctcagcactcaggaggcagaggcaggtgaatctctgtgttcgaggccagcctggtccataaagttccaggacaaccagggctacacagagaaaccctgtctcagaaaaacaagcaaaaaagtcCATTCTGTTTAAAGAAGCAATCAGTGGCAGTCTCTCCGCAGCCATGATTCATACCCAGTTTGCCTCCCTTACCCCCCCCATATCCTGCACACCATCTCATCCTCCTCCGCTGAGGGCCCCTCTTTGTGCTTTAAACTCAATGCTTCTAGGGCTCTGCTATTTTAACAAGCTGTCCTCCTCCTGCAACTCCCCAAGAATACCTCGGGAGCAAACTGGAAGAGGTAAGAAAGAAGACAGGCAATCCATCCTTCTCTTTGGTCCAGATGTTTATGGCTCTGGAGATATGCCATCCTCTGCTGAGGCAGGGGCTGGGCTCAGCAGCAGGGGTGAGGCCCAGCAGGTCTCACTTCCCTGTGCCTGGCCCTATAGATGTTGATATTCACATCCTCATCCCGTTGGGCCAGCTCCAGCTGGAAGTGCTGGGGCAGGAAGTGCCGAAAGAAGCTCTCAGTTCCATGCTCCTCTCTCATCTTGCAGGCCAGGTAGATGGTGCCCTGGGGCCCACACAGGTGTTGGAGGGTCCCCACCAGCAGTGGGAAGGTAGGTTCCAGATACACGATATCTGCCCCCAGCACCAAGTCATAGTTTCCAGGAAAGCCATGCTGGTCAATTCCCCAGGACAAGGCACAGACCTTCACCCGGCCTCCAGATGGTACATTAGCGCGGACATTATACTGGATCTGCTGTAAGGCCAATGGTAGATCAGTGATGGTAACATCCCCCCCTgagggagagcaaggaggagAAATCCAAGTCAGAGGGACCGTGAAAGGGCTCATGACTCCTGCCCGGAGGGTCCAGAGACCTCAAGGCCTCATGCCGTGAAAAGCCCAAAGTCCATACTTTTGGCTTTTAGCTGCC from Microtus ochrogaster isolate Prairie Vole_2 chromosome 24, MicOch1.0, whole genome shotgun sequence includes the following:
- the LOC101991565 gene encoding EEF1A lysine methyltransferase 3 isoform X3, with the translated sequence MASSHSDPEPEPESVFPREVRLFTDSYSESSRFCFCGHELSITQNFGSRLGVAARVWDAALSLCNYFESQNVDFRGKKVIELGAGTGIVGILAALQGGDVTITDLPLALQQIQYNVRANVPSGGRVKVCALSWGIDQHGFPGNYDLVLGADIVYLEPTFPLLVGTLQHLCGPQGTIYLACKMREEHGTESFFRHFLPQHFQLELAQRDEDVNINIYRARHREVRPAGPHPCC